The DNA window GAAAAATTCATAACTTTTTTACCGGATGATAAAAAAATAGTGGAAATTGATACATATTATTTGTTTATTATATTCAGTGTATGCAGATATATTCAGAGAGGTATAGATGAGAGTTCATTATATTGGATCAGAAACAGGTTGTGTTAGGTTTAATAAGATCGTTTCAAAAGTTGACGTTGATTTAACTCTATACCGAGAAGTCTCAGATTTTGGAGGTGAATCTTCAATAGACAGTCAGGATATACTCTTTTTCGAAATCAATTCTAATAACTATGATGATGTAATAAATTTTCTAGCTATAAGAGGTAAAAGTAAAAGCATCATTTTGATCGCTGATGAGAAAGCTCTTGAAGGGCTATACGAAATCTGTAGCAAGCATGGATATGATTTCATTAAAAATCCTTTTAATGATCATGAAGTTCTTAACAGATTGAATATTCATATGGGGTATTTGAATAAAATCAAAATTCTCAAAAGGGAAAATACAGATTTAAGAGATATGTATGAAAATTTAAAAAATAGCATGATTATTGAAAATAAAGAACTTGAACTTGAAATTGTTTCTAGATTGGTGAGAGCTGGGGACGAGAGAAGGCCTGGAATTGCATATAGGCGAATAAGGATCTCGTTTTATTCGATGTTGGTAGCAGAATCTTTGTTTAAAAATGAGAAGGAGCTTGTCGACAGGATATTTTTTGCCTCGACAATGCATGATATTGGTGAAATTGGATTGCCTCTAAAACTTTTAAATACAGTTTCAAGAAAAGAGTTGGTTTCATTGGCAGAATATAGAATTCATGTTGAAACTGGACAAAGAATTTTGGAAGGAAGTACTTCTGAAACAATGAGATTGGCAGCTACAATTGCCCAGTGTCATCATGAAAATTTTGATGGCTCTGGTTATCCTGAAGGTTTAGCTGGTAGTGAAATACCTCTTGAGAGCAGAATTGTTAGTGTCGCAGATAGATTTGAAGATTTAACTGAGTTGTATGATTTTGATAATTCATTACTAGAGCTAACTAAATTGTCTGGTAATGTTTTAGATCCGGAAATTGTTTCGATCTTCGTTGATAAGAAAAATCATATTAAAAAAATATACGATCTATACAATAAGAAATAAAAAATGAGGAAAAATTATGAGTGTGAAAAATCTAACTGAGGCGATAGAGTTTGCGATTTCTCAAGAGATAAATGCTGCCAATATATATAAAAAGTTGATGGATCTTTCTACTGAGGAGTCAAATAAAAAATTGTTTAAAGATCTTATGGATATGGAGTATGATCACAAAAGAAGGTTAGAAACATTGGATATTTTAGATTATCAGGTAGAACATTCTATGGAAAGTATTCAGGATCTAAAATTGACTGACTATCTGGTAATTCCAGATGAAAGGGTTGATCTTTCTTATCAAGATGCTTTGATTTTAGCAGCCAAGAGGGAGTTGAAAAGTTTTGAAATGTATGAAAAATTTGCCCAACAATTTGCTGAGAATGAGGTATTAAAAGAGTTTTTCTATGTTATGGCAAACGAAGAGAAACTACATAAAATCAAAATTGAGAAAATGTATGAAGATAAGGTAATACAAGAGAATTAGTTTTTTATTGTTATCCATTTAATTTTAACACCAAAATTTTAATATCAGTAGTCTAGCTAAAATTAGCTAGATTCTTTTGTTTCATTTTTTTAATTTTGGATTATTTTTAAATATGAATCATACATGGAGATTAGGATGAATTTAAGAAAATTTATAGTTCCTGAAGTGGTCTTTGGAAATGGAGCTTTCAATATGTGCGGTTCTTACCTAAGAAAGTTAGGATGCAAAAGACCATTAGTTGTAACAGATAATGGAGTAAGAAGAGCTGGATGGGCTGATAAAATATCACAAATCCTTGATGAATACCACTTGGAATATGCTTTTTTTGATGATGTTTCACCAAATCCCAGGGATTATGAAGTGATGAATGGTGCGAAAGTTTACCAAGAGTTTAACGCAGATTCATTGTTATCGATAGGTGGTGGTTCTGCAATGGATTGTGCCAAAGGTATTGGTATTGTAGTTACTAATGGAAGAGAAATCAATGATTTTGCTGGAGTTGATCTCATTTTAAAACCAGTACCTCCGATGATTTTTATACCTACAACAGCAGGAACATCCTCAGATGTCTCCCAGTTTTCAATTATATTAGATACGGTTAAAAGAACCAAATTTGCGATAATTAGCAAATCAATCATTCCAGATGTGAGTTTGATAGATCCTATTACTCTTACAACTGTAGATAAGTACCTTTCGGCGTGTACTGGAATAGATGCACTGGTTCATGCCATTGAAGCCTTTGTTTCAAGTGCTTCATCACCTATGACTGATTTGAATAGTTTAAATGCTATAGAATTGATATATAAAAATCTTCAGAATTCTCTAAATACACCAGATAATGAATATTACAGAGATCAAATGATGTTAGCTAGTTTTCAGGCAGGTATGGCTTTTTCAAATGCGAGTCTTGGAGCAGTTCATGCTACTGCACATAGTTTAGGTGGATATTTAGATCTTGCACATGGTGAATGTAATGCCTTAATGTTGCCAGAATCAATTAAGATTAATTTTGATCATTCAGTAGAAAGATATAGAAGAATTGCACAAATATTCGGATTAGATTTAAAAATTTCAGGTTTAAGTTTTAAAAATCAATTCATTGAAAAGATTAAGTTATTCATAAATGAGTCAGGTATTGAGTTTGGATTGAATAAAAGAGGGGTAAAAAAGAGTGATGTTAAAGCTTTAAGTGAGCGAGCTTATGAAGATCCTTGCTTGGCTACAAATCCATTTTATCCATCAATACGTGATATTGAGGTTATGTATGAAGAAGCCTTATGAAGAATTAAGAGAAAAGATAATAGGTTTTGGTGATTTTAACCCCAAAAAGAGCTATTATCCTGAACTTCAAGAAAAAATACAATCATTAGAAAATGAGATTTCCTCGAAGATTGCTTTGCAAGAAGATTTAAAAAATAAAAATACTTATTTGGCGTCTATTTTAGACTCAACTTACGACTTCGCTATCATTGCAACTGATATGAAAGGTGTAATAACCTTATTCAATAAAGGAGCTGAAATAATGCTAGGTTATAAAGCCGAGGAAGTTATAGACAGAGAAACACCTCTACTTTTTCATACTGAGGATGAAATAGAATTAAAAAAAATAGAATTAAAAAAACTTAACATTCCTCTTGATGATGATTTGATCTATTTTGTTTATAAGTTAAAAGATTCATTGTCCAGTGTACAGGAGTGGACATACGTGGATAAAAATGGTAAAAAGATCCCAGTTGAGTTAAGTATTTCAAAAATTATTGCAGATGATAATCAGTTGGGATTTCTTGGAATAGCAAAAGATATCACAATAAAAAAAGATTTTGAAGAAAGAATAAAACGTCAGAATAGACATCTGAATAATGTAATAAATACCATGCCTTTTTCTTTGATTTTGATTAATTCTGATTTAAAATTGATAAGATTTAATCATAGTGCTTATACGGAATTTCCATATATAAAAAATTTTCAAGATAAATTTCCTGTTTTTTTGAACTGGATAGATGATTTAAATGTGAAGCTTAAGAATGCCCTTGAGAGTGATTCAACAATAATTTCAAGTTCGGTAAAAAGTAACGATGGGTGTTTTTATAATATAAAGATTTTCAAAGTTGAGTACGATCCAGACGAGAAAAATATTGTTATAAGTCTTGAGAATGTTAGCGATCTGGTTAAAATTCAGGAGATGGTGATAAGAACTGAAAAAATTCATGGAATAAGCAGATTAGCAGCTGGGATGGCACATGAGATTAACAATCCATTAGCTGGTGTTTTACAGAATTTACAAGTCTTAGAGAATAGGCTATCTTTAAAAAGTAAAAAAGATATAGATGCATTGTCCATGCTAGATATTGGACAAGAAGAATTGCAGAAATATTTAAATGGAAGAAGTATTTTTGATTTGATTGAAAACATCAGAACAGCATCCGTAAAAGCTGCTGATACCGTTAAAACGATGTTAAATTTTACAAGAATGAAAGATAATACGAAAACTCAAGTATTCATAAATGATCTGATAAAAAATGCTATAACGCTTTGTCAAACAGATATTGTTTTAAAAAAGGAACATAGTTTCAAAGAGATCGAAATAGTTTACGATTCGAAAAACAATATAAGTATAATGTGCAATTTTAACAGTGTTGCCCATGTTTTGTATAATATGTTTAAGTTCATTGTAGAAAATCTTTCTAAGAAGCACTCACGAAAAATTGAAATTTCATATCATTATGAACAAGAATATACTATTATATCTTTTAGACATTACAGTGAAACAATGTCTGGCATATTTTTTTCGGAATTATTGGAACCATTTCATTTGAAGAATGATACTGATGTTTCAACTAATCTAGAGCTTTCTACTGCTTATTTCATTATTAAAAATCATTATAATGGTGATATTAAGCTTATTGATGAAGGAGAAAATAGCTTTAGGTACGATTTGAAGTTTCATAATTAATACTTATCAGAAATAATAGTTATAAATCTTTTTGGTGCGATTAAATTCTTACGTAATTTGTACCAAATTGCGAAAAGAAAGAATTTTTTTTTGATTTTGTAAAAGTAGATTTCTAAGTTGAAAAAGTAGTCTGATTGCCCCTGTATAAAACATGGGCTGACATATTTTCATGTAACAGCCCATTATTTTTTTATTTTAAAATTTCGGCAGTTCTTTCGATCTCGTTTGAACAATCATTCACCAATTCTTCTATTATCTCTTTTATTGGTTGAATCTTCTTAACTAGTCCAACGCTTTGTCCAGCCATTAGAGAACCATTTTGAACATCACCATCAATGACACCTGTTCTTAATGAACCTACCCAATAATGTTCAACCTGAAATTGAGCTTCTTCTTTAGACAATTGATTATTTTTCATCTTGTTCAGTAGTTCTAATTGAAGCTCACCAAACTTATCCATTGCATTATTTTTCAAAGCTCTTACTGCAACGACAGGAAGCTTCGAATCATATTGAGGAGTTGCAATGGCTTGTCTTGCTTTGGCTCTAATAAATGCCCTTTTAAACTCAGGATGAGCGGTACACTCTTCACTAACTACAAATCTAGTTCCAAATTGAACACCACATGCTCCCATCATTAGAAGATGAGCCATCATTTCTCCAGTAGCAATTCCACCCGCTACAAAAATTGGAAAATCTCTGAATTTCAAAAGTACTTGCTGTAAAAGAATCACTAAACTTACATATCCAATATGACCACCAGCTTCACTACCTTCCAGAATGAGAGCATCCACACCCCATTCTATTTGCCTTTTAGCAATGGACTCTGTGGAAGCAAATGACATAGTTTTTTTTCCAGCTTTTTTCATTCTGACAACATCGTCCTTTGTGGGAAAGCTACCTGCAAAAACAACAAATTTTACATCTTTTTTCAAGATCATTTCATAATGCTGTCGATAATTTGGTGCAATAGTTATTAAGTTTACTGCAAAAGGAGTTTTCAATCCATCTAAACATTTATCAATTTCTTTTTCAAGAAGATCAACTGGCATATTTCCAGCTGCAAGAACAGGAAATGCTCCGTTATCACCAACTGCCTTAACTAAATCATAGTCACTAATCCAAGTCATTCCTCCTGATAATATAGGGTACTTTGTACCTAAAAATTCTTTTCCTCTTTTCCATATTTTTTCAAGTCTTTCCATAGTTTAACCTTTCATTCATAAAACGTACACAAGTATAAAGATTAAGTTTTGTGTCATCAATGATTTTTATCGCAAAATGTACAGGTGAATTTAATCTGTGTTTGAAGCATTATAATTTAAATCGTTTAAAAACTGAAAACAATTATCCTACTATAACTAAACAAATTTTTATAAATAGTGTGTGAAATATTAGTGTTTACATGATACAAATAATATGATTGATCTATATAAATATTGACAGATTCATAAAATTTATTATTTTGTCTTCTAGAGTTGAATATGAAAATATTCATTTTGTCTGTAATAATCAGGCATTATACGGTTTCATCAAGTTGGGGTGAATCAAGCAGAGGAGTAAGAAAAGGCTTCATAATATTAATTTAGGAGGAATTATGACTGATAAAAATAACTGGACTTTTTATACTAATCTTCAATTAGATAGTATTGCAATAAATGTCAAAAGTCATAAACTTCTAATGATATTAATGAATGAGAATCCTAGATTAAATTCTATCCTTTTAGATTCGCACAGAATGACCGCTGTCTACGAAGGAATAAAGTCTTGGGTAATGGAATATATGGATGAAAATCCTAATGCATATAAGTATTACAAGAACTCAAAATCAGGGATGAAACTTTTTTCAAAGCTTAAATGGTCAGATTTTGCAGCTATTAGAATATTAGATTATATAAAATATGCAGGAACTGAGTATAAAGATCAAAATTTGAGAGGAAGAACAGCTGTTTCAAATCCGTTTAAAGTATTATGGCTTGCTGTAAATGAAGGAGCAGGAGGTGGAAAGCCTGATTTTTTCGAAGATATGATTGAATTATTCAGACAATTTCGAGGTAAGGATAAGAGAGTTGTTCCATCTTTTGAAAAAGTAAAAAAATGGATGGATAAGCATCCAAGTGGACTTGACGAAAGAATAATTAAGCTTAGAAAACAAAATAAAGATCGAATCATAAATATTTTTATTAAAAAAATTGATGAAAAAGAGATTGCTTACCATAAAAGATTCAATTTTGATGATTGTGAATCCTATGAGCAAAAATATATGGCAATACTGGATTGGTGGGAAACTAGTGAATTTCATCTTGCTTTTGCTATAAGAAAGCCAGAACTTCTAAATGAGATGTTGGACTTTTCCCTTGAAAAAGAAACTATGGATATTCTTTTTAATGCCAAAAAAGCAGGGATACCATTTTTTGTAAATCCATACTACTTATCTCTTTTGCATGTTAGAGAGCCATATTTTGCTGTTGGTGCAGACTTGGCATTAAGAGACTATATTCTTTACTCAAAATCTTTGGTGGATGAATTCGGAAACATTGTTGCTTGGGAAAAAGAGGATATAGTTAAACCTGGTGAGCCTAATGCTGCAGGTTGGATACTACCTACCAAACACAATTTACATAGAAGATACCCAGAAGTTGCGATATTAATTCCAGATACAATGGGTAGGGCTTGTGCCGGGCTTTGTGCATCTTGTCAGAGAATGTATGATTTTCAAAGAGGTTATCTAAATTTTAACCTTAACAATCTAAAGCCAAAAATGGATTGGGCTACTAAATTAGAACTTTTGTTAGAGTATTTTGAGAATGATTCTCAACTAAGAGATATATTGATTACAGGTGGAGATGCTCTTATGAGCAGTGATGAATCATTGAAGAAAATTCTAGACTCGATTCTTCAAATGGCAAAAAGGAAAATTGAAGCTAATAGAAATCGAGAAAAAAAATATGCTGAAATGCAAAGAATAAGGCTTGGTACCAGATTACCAGCTTATCTACCTCAAAGAATAACACCTGAACTAGTTATGATATTGAAAAATTTCAAAATTGAAGCTCAAAAGCTTGGGTTTAAACAATTCATAATACAAACACACTTTCAATCAACTATGGAGATTACTTTAAGAAGTAAAAAAGCGATTGAAAGTCTTATTTCAGCTGGGTGGCTTGTAACAAATCAACATGTTTTTACTGCTGCAGCTTCAAGACGTGGTCATAATGCCAAGCTAAGAAAAGAATTGAATGATATTGGCGTTGTATCATATTACACTTTCACTGTCAAAGGATATATGGAAAATAGTGGAAACTTTACTCCTAATGCTAGGGCTGTACAGGAACAGCTAGAGGAAAAAAATTTTGGTCTTTTGTCGGAAGAAAGTAAAGATAACCTTTACAAGTTTCATGATACTCCTGAAAATATTATTGATCTGATAAATGAAATTAGGCAAAAAGATAATATTACTTTCCTTGCAACAGATAGGAATGTTTTAAATCTGCCTGGTGTGGGTAAAAGTCTGTCTTTCAGAGTTATTGGTATTACACGTTATGGCAGAAGAATTTTGAAATTTTCTCATGATTATACCAGAAACCACAGCCCAATTATTAATAAAATGAAAGACGTTTTGATAATTGAATCAAAAAGTATAAGCACTTACATTCGTGAAATGGATGGTATGGGTGAGAATATTGAAGATTACAAAAGCCTATATGGTTACTCTATAGGTGAAACTGAACCTAGAAATGAATTGTATAGGTATCATGAATATCCTTTTGAAGTTACAGATGATATGACGAATCTTCAAATTTAGTTTTGTTGAAAAAATGACATAATAATGGATTCTAAAAAGCGTAACACTTGGTTTGTGATTTTACTAATAAGGTAGCTCTATGTTGTATAACTCATTCTATTTCATATTTTTCAAATTTTTGAGTTATAGTTACAAAATTAGAAGATGATATTTTTTTTGTAAATGATATTTAACGCTATCTTTTGTAAAGCTTTAAATATCAGTAGTCTCATATAAAGTTTTGATTGATCGTTTGCTACTACCTATCTTTATAACAAAAGCTAACTATTATAAGCTATCCATGGATGGTTTAATTGAACTATGAAAATTTATTATTATGGAGCTCTATTTGAACTTTAACTTCCTGAATATATCTCATACTTTTATAATCAAACCATTTTTGACGATACTCAGAATATTCAACAATATCTTTGAAGTTTCTAAAAGGATGGTGCATTTTCAAAGTATCAAATAGTTTTTCTTGCATTCTTTCATCTTCAACGGTATAGATGAAATCTGCCATAATCCTGAAGGATTCGTGGGAGTCAAAGCCTTCAAATTTGAAATAATTTCTGTAATTTTCTTCAATCTCATCAATTTCTTCATTCCATAAGTCATGATCATATCCAAAAGTATCAAAATTAGGTAATGATTTTATCTCTCCAGTTATGAGATTATAGTATAATACCATACCTCCTTCAATCTCTTCTGCAATATCTTTAATCTGTTTGTCTGTTAAAGTTATCTTCATTATTTTTCTTTCTTTTTTTTAACATATTCGATATAATTTAATTGATATAGTTCTTGTTTCATCCACGTATCTTTTAATTGTAATAAATAGATGATGAATTTTCAATAATTATAATCTTATAGATTTTTTGTATAGATATTTATAGTAGAACGATGTTGTATTAAAATAAACGACGTTCCATTCCCCATGATTTTTTTCCAGTTCATACTCAAAGTTATTCCGTTCATCACCTAAAAATCTGTTTGAAAATAATTCTTTGTAGATTTAAGCAGTGAAGTAAGAGGAGGTCTTATGAAACAGGAAAAAAAGAGTGTAGTAATAGAAAAAGTTAGAAAAATTATCTATGACATGATGAAAACACAATTAGATAGACTATTTGAAATATGAGTTGCTCGATAAAATTTAATGGAGATTATATGAAAGCATTAGTTGTTGCAGTTTTTCTTTTTATTACGATTGGACAAACATCTGAAAATGTAAAAGTTGATACTTTAGCTACTATCAATTCTTTAAAAGTCTATGATAATGTCCAATCTATGGAATTTTTTGGCGATTATGAAGAGATTCTTCAAACTATAAACTCCTATTTTACAGGTAAAAATTTTGATTATCTCAATTTTAATTGCAGTACCTTTTCCGGATTTGGCAATCTAGATAATATTTTCTACGGAAGGAATTTTGACAATTATCCACCATGTGATCTACTTGTCGGAAAATATAATCCTCCAGGTAAATACAGTTCGATTGCTAGTACAAGAATAAGTGATGTGGGATTGAATTATGGTACTAATTATGCGAACTTGGCGTACTACCAGAAAACGAAATTATTGGCGTCACCCTTTTTTGCAGCAGACGGATTCAATGAGTGTGGATTAACGACCGCTCTTTCATGGATTCCTCCTGTTACGATTCAAGTAGATCCAAATAAAGAGTCCATATTTATAACTTTACTTGTGAGAAGAATTCTTGACGGAGCGTCAAATATTCAGGAAGCTCTTGAAATTGCCAACAGTTATAATGTATTTGACTCTGGAAATTGCGATCAGATACAACATCATTTACTTATTACTGACGCCTCAGGAAACTCCATTGTAATTGAGTATATTGACGATCAATTTATTCCAATAAAACCTGATGAAAATTGGCAAGTGGCAACAAATACAGGGATTTTTGGAAATTCGATGAGCCAAATGTGTAGCTATTGTTGGAGATTTAATTCTCTTTACAATGATTTGAGTAATTGTAACGGAATGATAGAAAATTGGAGACATGCTTTTGATATTTTATCAGCTGTGTCAGTAGATTATCCAGTACCTTATTCAAAGACTGAATGGTCTACAATAACTGATTTAAATGAGAAAAAGTTATATGTCGTAACAGATAGAGATTATTTGAATGTTGCTATGGCTGACATCAATGATTTTGAGCTTAAAAATTGTGGAAATTTTACGCTTGTTAATAAAAATTTAACTGACGGTAATTCAAACGGAATTATTGAATCAATGGAGATGATAACCATGGACCCTGAGATTTCAGTTCCTTTTACTGCAACTGGTGTTGAAGCTGTATTATCTTCGGATTCAGAGGATGTAATCATCGGTAAATCGGATTGTTATTATGGCAATATCTATTATGGATTGAATGGTTATCCGAATGAACCTTTCTGTTTTCATGTTTTGGAAAATGGCGTTGGTCAGGAAGTCAATTTCAAAATAACTTTTACTACCGACTATGGATTTTCTTATGAACTTGATTTTCCAATGGTTCTAACCTATACTGACATTGACGAGTTTGAACCCAAAAATTGTAATCTAGTATGCTATCCAAATCCTTTCAATCCATCAACTACAATCAATTTTAGTATACAGGATAGATCAAACGTAGAGTTGAAAGTCTTCAATTGTTCAGGAGTAACAGTTGATGAACTTGTTAATTCGCAAATGGAAAGTGGTACTCACAGTGTTGTTTTTAATGCTGAAGGGTTAGCTAGTGGTACTTACTATTGTTCACTTAAAATAGATGGTATTTATTTTGTAAAACCAATAATGTTTTTGAAATAGGAGGTTGTTGTGGAAGAAATCGGTAAAGTTGTAAAAATTATGATGATTATAGTAGCTACCTTATTTCTAATTGTAGGAATAATATTCATTTCCATGGATAGTGAAATCTTTATTGGAATGAAATATATCGTAAGCTCTTTTATCTATTTATTCTTCATAAAAGAAAACTCACCTAGAATTTTTATGAACAATGTTTTTATTGCGGGATTTATTTTCAGCGTGATTGGTCTTTTTAATGGAACGAATATCTATTTAAGTACTGCACTTTGGGCTACAGGTCTAATTATGATTTTTTCTGTTATGATAAAATTTCTTAAATTAAAAAATAGAGAGTAATATGAGAAAAATAACGTATCTAATTTTAGTTTTAATTTTCAAATCATTTTCATGCACTAGTTTTGCATGTTATTCAGAAGAAATTTGGTACGGCATGAATTTTGATTTTCCTCAAAAAGAGATGAATTTCAGCATAATTGATCTAGGAGATAAAAAAGTTTTCAGAATGGCATTTATACAAAATGGTAAATGTTTTGTTTATGGTTATAACTCAGATGGTGTTTTATCAACTGTACAAATGAGATATCCTCAAAGTAGTTTCGTTACTCCAGGTGTAGATGAAATCTCTTTTTTTGATGCATGGATCTATGCTTCTCACAATTTTACAAACATGAATTCATTTAAAGAATATCTACAAACTGGTGGTGAAAATGGTAATGGAATAAAAGTTGTTCAAACTCCCCCTCTTACAATTCATACTCTTAATGTAGACAAAACTGGATATGGTTTT is part of the Candidatus Delongbacteria bacterium genome and encodes:
- a CDS encoding HD domain-containing protein, which produces MRVHYIGSETGCVRFNKIVSKVDVDLTLYREVSDFGGESSIDSQDILFFEINSNNYDDVINFLAIRGKSKSIILIADEKALEGLYEICSKHGYDFIKNPFNDHEVLNRLNIHMGYLNKIKILKRENTDLRDMYENLKNSMIIENKELELEIVSRLVRAGDERRPGIAYRRIRISFYSMLVAESLFKNEKELVDRIFFASTMHDIGEIGLPLKLLNTVSRKELVSLAEYRIHVETGQRILEGSTSETMRLAATIAQCHHENFDGSGYPEGLAGSEIPLESRIVSVADRFEDLTELYDFDNSLLELTKLSGNVLDPEIVSIFVDKKNHIKKIYDLYNKK
- a CDS encoding ferritin family protein; translated protein: MSVKNLTEAIEFAISQEINAANIYKKLMDLSTEESNKKLFKDLMDMEYDHKRRLETLDILDYQVEHSMESIQDLKLTDYLVIPDERVDLSYQDALILAAKRELKSFEMYEKFAQQFAENEVLKEFFYVMANEEKLHKIKIEKMYEDKVIQEN
- a CDS encoding iron-containing alcohol dehydrogenase; the encoded protein is MEIRMNLRKFIVPEVVFGNGAFNMCGSYLRKLGCKRPLVVTDNGVRRAGWADKISQILDEYHLEYAFFDDVSPNPRDYEVMNGAKVYQEFNADSLLSIGGGSAMDCAKGIGIVVTNGREINDFAGVDLILKPVPPMIFIPTTAGTSSDVSQFSIILDTVKRTKFAIISKSIIPDVSLIDPITLTTVDKYLSACTGIDALVHAIEAFVSSASSPMTDLNSLNAIELIYKNLQNSLNTPDNEYYRDQMMLASFQAGMAFSNASLGAVHATAHSLGGYLDLAHGECNALMLPESIKINFDHSVERYRRIAQIFGLDLKISGLSFKNQFIEKIKLFINESGIEFGLNKRGVKKSDVKALSERAYEDPCLATNPFYPSIRDIEVMYEEAL
- a CDS encoding PAS domain S-box protein, translating into MKKPYEELREKIIGFGDFNPKKSYYPELQEKIQSLENEISSKIALQEDLKNKNTYLASILDSTYDFAIIATDMKGVITLFNKGAEIMLGYKAEEVIDRETPLLFHTEDEIELKKIELKKLNIPLDDDLIYFVYKLKDSLSSVQEWTYVDKNGKKIPVELSISKIIADDNQLGFLGIAKDITIKKDFEERIKRQNRHLNNVINTMPFSLILINSDLKLIRFNHSAYTEFPYIKNFQDKFPVFLNWIDDLNVKLKNALESDSTIISSSVKSNDGCFYNIKIFKVEYDPDEKNIVISLENVSDLVKIQEMVIRTEKIHGISRLAAGMAHEINNPLAGVLQNLQVLENRLSLKSKKDIDALSMLDIGQEELQKYLNGRSIFDLIENIRTASVKAADTVKTMLNFTRMKDNTKTQVFINDLIKNAITLCQTDIVLKKEHSFKEIEIVYDSKNNISIMCNFNSVAHVLYNMFKFIVENLSKKHSRKIEISYHYEQEYTIISFRHYSETMSGIFFSELLEPFHLKNDTDVSTNLELSTAYFIIKNHYNGDIKLIDEGENSFRYDLKFHN
- a CDS encoding nitronate monooxygenase, which codes for MERLEKIWKRGKEFLGTKYPILSGGMTWISDYDLVKAVGDNGAFPVLAAGNMPVDLLEKEIDKCLDGLKTPFAVNLITIAPNYRQHYEMILKKDVKFVVFAGSFPTKDDVVRMKKAGKKTMSFASTESIAKRQIEWGVDALILEGSEAGGHIGYVSLVILLQQVLLKFRDFPIFVAGGIATGEMMAHLLMMGACGVQFGTRFVVSEECTAHPEFKRAFIRAKARQAIATPQYDSKLPVVAVRALKNNAMDKFGELQLELLNKMKNNQLSKEEAQFQVEHYWVGSLRTGVIDGDVQNGSLMAGQSVGLVKKIQPIKEIIEELVNDCSNEIERTAEILK
- a CDS encoding KamA family protein, encoding MTDKNNWTFYTNLQLDSIAINVKSHKLLMILMNENPRLNSILLDSHRMTAVYEGIKSWVMEYMDENPNAYKYYKNSKSGMKLFSKLKWSDFAAIRILDYIKYAGTEYKDQNLRGRTAVSNPFKVLWLAVNEGAGGGKPDFFEDMIELFRQFRGKDKRVVPSFEKVKKWMDKHPSGLDERIIKLRKQNKDRIINIFIKKIDEKEIAYHKRFNFDDCESYEQKYMAILDWWETSEFHLAFAIRKPELLNEMLDFSLEKETMDILFNAKKAGIPFFVNPYYLSLLHVREPYFAVGADLALRDYILYSKSLVDEFGNIVAWEKEDIVKPGEPNAAGWILPTKHNLHRRYPEVAILIPDTMGRACAGLCASCQRMYDFQRGYLNFNLNNLKPKMDWATKLELLLEYFENDSQLRDILITGGDALMSSDESLKKILDSILQMAKRKIEANRNREKKYAEMQRIRLGTRLPAYLPQRITPELVMILKNFKIEAQKLGFKQFIIQTHFQSTMEITLRSKKAIESLISAGWLVTNQHVFTAAASRRGHNAKLRKELNDIGVVSYYTFTVKGYMENSGNFTPNARAVQEQLEEKNFGLLSEESKDNLYKFHDTPENIIDLINEIRQKDNITFLATDRNVLNLPGVGKSLSFRVIGITRYGRRILKFSHDYTRNHSPIINKMKDVLIIESKSISTYIREMDGMGENIEDYKSLYGYSIGETEPRNELYRYHEYPFEVTDDMTNLQI
- a CDS encoding linear amide C-N hydrolase, which encodes MKALVVAVFLFITIGQTSENVKVDTLATINSLKVYDNVQSMEFFGDYEEILQTINSYFTGKNFDYLNFNCSTFSGFGNLDNIFYGRNFDNYPPCDLLVGKYNPPGKYSSIASTRISDVGLNYGTNYANLAYYQKTKLLASPFFAADGFNECGLTTALSWIPPVTIQVDPNKESIFITLLVRRILDGASNIQEALEIANSYNVFDSGNCDQIQHHLLITDASGNSIVIEYIDDQFIPIKPDENWQVATNTGIFGNSMSQMCSYCWRFNSLYNDLSNCNGMIENWRHAFDILSAVSVDYPVPYSKTEWSTITDLNEKKLYVVTDRDYLNVAMADINDFELKNCGNFTLVNKNLTDGNSNGIIESMEMITMDPEISVPFTATGVEAVLSSDSEDVIIGKSDCYYGNIYYGLNGYPNEPFCFHVLENGVGQEVNFKITFTTDYGFSYELDFPMVLTYTDIDEFEPKNCNLVCYPNPFNPSTTINFSIQDRSNVELKVFNCSGVTVDELVNSQMESGTHSVVFNAEGLASGTYYCSLKIDGIYFVKPIMFLK